One genomic segment of uncultured Desulfobacter sp. includes these proteins:
- a CDS encoding methyltransferase domain-containing protein — MDTQISQGNKDRIEAGIHGKYKKVAKNPEGLFKYPTGRAGLETLGYNPELIQGLPESVVASYCGVGNPFSIGSINKGDTVLDIGCGAGVDTLLAAMMAGLTGKAVGIDLTTEMLERAVTNLASTRLKNVIFQMASGENIPFEDNFFDVIISNGVINLIPDKSATLKEAMRVLKPGGRLMIADQILKGSSETDERKRIDKWAQ; from the coding sequence TATTCATGGGAAATATAAAAAAGTTGCCAAAAATCCTGAAGGGCTTTTCAAATATCCCACAGGCAGGGCAGGGCTGGAAACTTTAGGATATAATCCCGAGCTTATACAGGGATTGCCCGAATCTGTGGTCGCCTCATATTGCGGAGTGGGTAATCCCTTTTCCATTGGATCGATAAACAAGGGCGATACGGTGCTGGACATTGGCTGTGGAGCCGGTGTGGACACATTGCTGGCAGCTATGATGGCAGGGCTTACGGGAAAGGCTGTTGGAATTGATCTGACGACTGAAATGCTGGAACGTGCAGTAACAAACCTTGCGTCAACCAGATTAAAAAATGTTATATTTCAAATGGCATCCGGTGAAAATATTCCCTTTGAAGACAATTTTTTCGATGTGATTATTTCCAACGGAGTGATTAATTTAATACCTGATAAATCCGCCACATTGAAAGAGGCGATGCGTGTGTTAAAACCTGGTGGGAGGTTGATGATTGCCGATCAGATATTGAAAGGCTCTTCAGAAACGGACGAAAGAAAGCGCATTGACAAGTGGGCACAATGA
- the yedE gene encoding YedE family putative selenium transporter, with protein sequence MAKNFFSTRVGIIVVGAVIGILAAVLQKLGNPGNMGICVACFERDIAGAIGLHRAGVVQYVRPEIIGFVLGSLVAAYSFKEFKPRCGSAPIVRFVLGVFAMIGALVFLGCPWRAVLRLAGGDLNAVLGLLGLGFGVWIGVMFLKNGYNLGRSQSTHAGAGWMLPLVMFGLLVLMFIYPQVSGEGKSGVLFYSLKGPGAMHAPLLISLVVGLGIGFLAQRSRFCTMGALRDLILFGQTHLLSGFLSLLIFACIVNVILGQFNLGFTGQPVAHNLHVWNFVGMALAGLAFALAGGCPGRQLFLAGEGDTDASVFVLGMIAGAAFSHNFGLASSPKGLGPHGIAAVIVGFAVCLFIGFAMKKRITA encoded by the coding sequence ATGGCTAAAAATTTTTTTTCCACCCGCGTCGGCATCATTGTTGTGGGCGCTGTGATCGGAATTCTTGCCGCTGTTTTACAGAAACTTGGAAATCCGGGAAATATGGGAATCTGCGTTGCCTGTTTTGAAAGGGATATCGCGGGTGCCATCGGGTTGCACAGGGCTGGCGTTGTCCAGTATGTCCGCCCTGAAATTATCGGATTTGTGCTGGGTTCCCTGGTTGCTGCCTACAGTTTCAAGGAGTTTAAACCAAGGTGCGGATCAGCGCCCATTGTTCGTTTTGTCCTGGGTGTTTTTGCCATGATCGGTGCCCTTGTTTTTCTGGGGTGTCCCTGGCGGGCCGTGCTTCGCCTGGCTGGTGGTGACCTGAATGCCGTTCTGGGACTTTTGGGTTTAGGCTTTGGGGTCTGGATTGGGGTTATGTTTCTGAAAAACGGGTATAACCTGGGACGTTCCCAATCCACCCATGCAGGTGCCGGATGGATGCTGCCCTTGGTGATGTTTGGTCTTCTCGTTCTTATGTTCATTTATCCCCAGGTGTCAGGGGAAGGTAAAAGCGGCGTGCTGTTTTACAGCCTTAAAGGGCCCGGGGCCATGCATGCACCGTTGCTGATTTCCCTTGTAGTTGGTCTGGGCATCGGCTTTTTGGCCCAGCGCAGCCGGTTCTGCACCATGGGGGCGCTTCGTGATCTGATTTTATTCGGCCAGACCCACTTGCTTTCAGGCTTTTTATCCCTTTTGATTTTTGCCTGTATTGTCAATGTTATTTTAGGCCAGTTTAATCTTGGATTTACAGGTCAGCCCGTGGCTCACAACCTTCATGTTTGGAATTTTGTGGGTATGGCCCTGGCCGGTCTGGCCTTTGCCTTGGCAGGCGGCTGCCCCGGGCGTCAGCTTTTCCTGGCCGGTGAAGGGGATACCGATGCTTCCGTCTTTGTGCTGGGAATGATTGCCGGTGCGGCTTTTTCCCATAATTTCGGACTGGCAAGCTCTCCCAAGGGCCTTGGACCCCACGGCATCGCCGCTGTTATTGTCGGCTTTGCCGTTTGTTTGTTCATTGGCTTTGCCATGAAAAAAAGAATCACTGCTTAA
- a CDS encoding sulfurtransferase TusA family protein has protein sequence MSKIVDARGLSCPQPVLMTLDAIKSGSDGELEVIVDNMASRENVVRAAESKGWNVFDIKDNDDKTQIFIRKG, from the coding sequence ATGAGTAAAATAGTCGATGCAAGGGGACTTTCCTGCCCACAGCCGGTACTGATGACCCTGGATGCCATAAAATCCGGCAGTGATGGTGAACTGGAAGTTATCGTGGATAACATGGCCTCCAGGGAGAATGTGGTCCGGGCCGCAGAGAGCAAAGGCTGGAACGTTTTTGATATCAAGGATAATGACGATAAGACGCAGATTTTTATCCGGAAAGGATGA
- a CDS encoding DUF3343 domain-containing protein, which yields MILVFKRISRLFKRTPRNGGRKTKEDLGIMVFENTSEVIQAENFLKSRGWEIKVMGPPPGIQSGCDLVIQFPLIERLMLARQLEEAGLPPLEVVPVTHPLLKPVDLFHTKDFGDYLMVRAANMKLTIEKKTKLIVNISGGGCPDVPYLAREMVGKHLDEAPRPGKIGHTLCGYALELAHKEMIRQCS from the coding sequence ATGATATTGGTGTTCAAACGCATATCCCGCCTGTTTAAGCGGACACCGAGAAATGGGGGCCGGAAAACAAAGGAAGATCTGGGCATTATGGTGTTTGAGAACACATCCGAAGTGATCCAGGCGGAAAATTTTTTAAAATCTCGGGGATGGGAAATCAAGGTGATGGGTCCTCCCCCCGGGATCCAAAGCGGCTGCGATCTGGTGATTCAGTTTCCCCTCATTGAAAGGCTGATGCTGGCAAGGCAGCTTGAGGAGGCGGGGCTCCCGCCCCTGGAAGTGGTGCCCGTGACCCATCCTTTGCTCAAACCCGTGGATCTTTTCCATACCAAGGATTTTGGCGACTACCTCATGGTCCGGGCCGCCAATATGAAACTGACCATTGAAAAGAAAACAAAACTTATCGTGAATATTTCAGGTGGCGGGTGCCCGGATGTACCCTACCTTGCCCGGGAAATGGTGGGTAAACACCTGGATGAGGCCCCAAGACCCGGCAAAATTGGGCATACACTTTGCGGATATGCCCTGGAACTGGCCCATAAGGAGATGATTCGTCAATGCTCTTGA
- a CDS encoding NAD(P)H-hydrate dehydratase, which produces MLLIVGTVPDETFPLTLGPAVLDGADMIVNGVRVPVNRGTPALVGAVLAACQVLGPLPVETALVGDIGTGKGSRQLYEHLSRELPGMGATTLAFHYLQPDVDWHNKVLFAVEEMEKRPVLIADAGFMYAAKMSGQAQSYDLFTPDVGELSFLADETAPHPFYTRGFILHQDKNVPDLIARAHEHRNGARHLLVKGSVDYVVADGEITGQVIKPVAEAMEAMGGTGDTLTGIVCALIESGKSIPEACRIAALVNRMAGMYANPTPACQVMDIILQIPKALARVLENSDT; this is translated from the coding sequence ATGCTCTTGATTGTCGGCACAGTGCCGGATGAGACCTTTCCTTTAACCCTGGGGCCGGCAGTCCTGGACGGTGCTGATATGATCGTTAACGGTGTCCGTGTGCCTGTGAACCGGGGGACCCCTGCCCTGGTCGGCGCAGTGCTGGCCGCCTGTCAAGTGCTTGGACCGCTGCCGGTGGAAACCGCTTTGGTCGGTGACATCGGCACCGGAAAGGGCAGTCGGCAACTTTATGAACACCTGTCCCGGGAACTGCCGGGTATGGGGGCAACCACCCTCGCGTTTCATTATCTTCAACCTGACGTAGACTGGCACAATAAAGTTCTTTTTGCCGTTGAAGAGATGGAGAAAAGGCCTGTTCTCATTGCGGACGCCGGATTCATGTACGCGGCCAAGATGAGCGGCCAGGCCCAAAGCTACGACCTTTTTACCCCGGATGTGGGGGAACTTTCCTTTCTGGCTGACGAAACTGCGCCCCATCCTTTTTATACCAGAGGCTTTATTCTGCACCAGGACAAAAATGTGCCGGATCTTATTGCCCGGGCCCATGAACACCGGAACGGGGCCCGTCACCTTCTGGTCAAAGGCAGCGTCGATTATGTGGTGGCTGATGGTGAAATTACAGGTCAGGTCATCAAACCGGTTGCCGAAGCCATGGAGGCCATGGGCGGCACCGGGGACACCCTGACCGGCATTGTCTGCGCCTTGATTGAATCCGGGAAAAGCATCCCGGAGGCCTGCCGTATTGCCGCCCTTGTGAACCGTATGGCCGGGATGTATGCAAATCCGACACCCGCCTGCCAGGTGATGGACATTATTTTGCAGATCCCCAAAGCCCTGGCCCGGGTTCTCGAAAATTCGGATACATAA
- a CDS encoding asparaginase domain-containing protein, with product MDTISIIATGGTIDKIYFDAKSEYEVGPPNAIEVLHQFNLQVPYTITSLMRKDSLDLTDEDRNLIAETVAADPCRMIIITHGTDTMPETARHIIAHGGAKDKTVVLTGALLPAMFSDTDAVFNIGCALGAVQKACPGVYIAMNGKIFMGGKVIKNRKLNRFEE from the coding sequence ATGGACACAATTTCGATTATTGCTACCGGCGGAACCATTGATAAGATTTATTTTGACGCAAAAAGTGAATATGAAGTAGGGCCTCCCAACGCCATTGAGGTACTTCATCAGTTCAACCTACAGGTGCCTTACACGATTACATCGCTTATGCGTAAAGACAGCCTTGATTTAACAGATGAGGACAGAAACCTTATCGCCGAAACGGTTGCAGCAGACCCTTGCAGGATGATTATTATCACCCACGGAACAGATACAATGCCGGAAACAGCCAGGCACATCATCGCCCATGGCGGCGCAAAGGATAAAACCGTTGTGCTCACGGGCGCTCTTCTTCCTGCCATGTTCAGTGACACGGACGCGGTGTTTAATATCGGTTGTGCCCTTGGCGCAGTCCAAAAGGCTTGCCCTGGTGTTTATATCGCCATGAACGGAAAAATATTCATGGGGGGAAAGGTAATTAAAAACAGAAAATTAAACAGGTTTGAAGAATAA
- the ybaK gene encoding Cys-tRNA(Pro) deacylase: protein MTPAVNTAKKAKIDFKIHEYNHDPSADSYGQEAAEKLGIGPDQIFKTLVVSMNTKEFGVAILPVSCQLNLKLFARAMGVKKAAMADRKLVEKTTGYVLGGVSPLGQKKKLSTVVHDTAKNFKTIFVSAGKRGLDIELTPDDLVKLTKGKFDCICS from the coding sequence ATGACACCAGCCGTTAACACAGCCAAAAAAGCAAAAATTGATTTTAAGATTCATGAGTACAACCATGACCCCAGTGCAGATTCCTATGGGCAGGAGGCTGCTGAAAAACTTGGGATCGGCCCGGACCAGATTTTTAAAACTCTTGTTGTGTCGATGAACACTAAGGAATTCGGTGTAGCTATTCTGCCTGTGTCATGCCAATTGAATTTAAAATTGTTTGCCAGGGCCATGGGTGTAAAAAAAGCTGCTATGGCGGATAGAAAGCTGGTGGAAAAGACAACCGGTTATGTTTTGGGCGGTGTCAGCCCCCTCGGGCAAAAGAAGAAACTGTCAACGGTGGTGCATGACACTGCAAAGAATTTTAAGACCATTTTTGTCAGTGCCGGAAAACGGGGGCTTGACATTGAGCTGACACCGGACGACCTGGTTAAACTGACCAAAGGAAAATTTGATTGCATTTGCTCATAA
- a CDS encoding arsenate reductase ArsC codes for MSKKTILFVCEMNTCRSQMAEGWAHYLYPDKINAFSAGIRTGPLDPLAVKVMKEGGVDISGQEVHAVKDFMEKDIDCVITVCDSAAQKCPNFADKVNVICQSFDNPPELTKNLNNEDEKLAVYRRVRDEIRLFVEGLPEKISKKIIG; via the coding sequence ATGTCAAAAAAAACGATCCTTTTTGTTTGTGAAATGAATACTTGTCGCAGTCAAATGGCTGAAGGCTGGGCTCATTACCTTTATCCAGATAAAATTAACGCTTTTTCAGCAGGAATCCGCACTGGCCCGCTTGACCCTCTTGCCGTTAAGGTAATGAAAGAGGGAGGTGTTGACATCTCTGGCCAAGAAGTTCATGCAGTTAAAGATTTTATGGAAAAAGATATTGATTGTGTCATCACCGTATGTGATAGCGCAGCGCAAAAATGTCCAAATTTTGCAGATAAAGTAAATGTCATTTGTCAATCCTTTGACAACCCTCCAGAGCTAACTAAAAATTTAAATAACGAAGATGAAAAGCTTGCTGTTTATAGACGCGTCCGGGATGAGATCAGACTTTTTGTTGAAGGGTTGCCGGAAAAAATTAGCAAAAAAATTATTGGATAA
- a CDS encoding chorismate-binding protein: MNSATQFGCLIDNLIEKNAAFACWFPTSSDSPQLIAGSENDIIFPGRIEQLSRIRGFVFAPFKISDNAPVIVLQPAIHLKGYDQIQSFKPKSLTSALFSRETKDSCISTNFHDYLVCVNHAIEQINAAKFSKVIVSRRICKEKKNESLGRLFLRIHDTNPGVFVFVVNLPKAGLWMGATPELLFRSDGRHAQTVSLAATQPRRPDGRYCWFTKEIEEQAFVSRYTVDVLHRFGFSTYQTKGPQDLETATVAHLKTSFFFSGDQIQDRLGEFVEQLCPTPAVCGLPKVEAARFIQDFEPHDRRYYTGFLGPWRLEQSGTDVYVNLRSMEIEDAQYVLYTGGGITARSNPEQEWDETTQKSRTLLNAIEALQERT; this comes from the coding sequence ATGAACAGCGCTACACAGTTTGGTTGTCTGATTGATAATCTGATAGAAAAAAATGCCGCATTTGCCTGCTGGTTTCCAACGTCCAGTGACAGCCCGCAACTGATTGCAGGGTCGGAAAATGATATTATATTCCCTGGCCGTATAGAACAGTTAAGCCGGATACGGGGGTTTGTGTTTGCCCCGTTTAAAATATCGGATAATGCCCCCGTCATTGTTTTGCAGCCGGCCATACACCTGAAAGGTTATGATCAAATTCAGTCGTTTAAACCGAAATCCCTGACGTCGGCCCTTTTTAGTCGGGAAACAAAAGACTCTTGCATCTCAACAAATTTTCATGATTACCTGGTGTGCGTTAACCATGCCATTGAACAGATCAACGCCGCAAAATTTTCCAAGGTCATTGTCTCCAGGCGCATTTGCAAAGAGAAAAAAAATGAATCCCTGGGCCGGTTGTTTCTTAGAATACATGATACAAACCCAGGCGTGTTTGTCTTTGTGGTGAACCTGCCCAAAGCCGGGCTTTGGATGGGGGCCACCCCTGAACTGTTGTTTCGCTCCGATGGGCGGCATGCCCAGACCGTATCCCTGGCCGCCACCCAGCCCCGGCGACCCGATGGCCGGTACTGCTGGTTTACCAAGGAGATTGAAGAGCAGGCCTTTGTCTCCAGGTATACGGTGGATGTGCTCCACCGGTTTGGTTTTTCAACCTACCAGACAAAAGGCCCCCAGGATCTTGAGACAGCCACCGTGGCCCACTTGAAAACGTCTTTCTTTTTTTCCGGAGACCAAATCCAAGACCGGCTTGGAGAATTTGTTGAACAGCTTTGCCCGACGCCTGCGGTCTGCGGTTTGCCCAAGGTTGAGGCTGCTCGTTTTATCCAGGATTTTGAACCCCACGACAGGCGGTATTATACCGGGTTTCTGGGGCCCTGGCGCCTTGAACAAAGCGGCACCGACGTTTATGTGAACCTGCGCAGCATGGAAATTGAAGACGCCCAGTATGTCCTTTACACCGGCGGGGGAATCACGGCCCGGTCCAACCCGGAACAGGAGTGGGATGAGACCACGCAAAAGTCCAGAACGCTTTTAAACGCCATAGAGGCTTTGCAGGAAAGGACATGA
- the menD gene encoding 2-succinyl-5-enolpyruvyl-6-hydroxy-3-cyclohexene-1-carboxylic-acid synthase — MMISTKRHVQQLASLFLSKKIFDIVLCPGSRNGPLIHTLAGCGQFDCRVIVDERSAGYFALGIAQAKKKPVVIVCSSGTAAINFASAVAEAFYQKIPLIVVTADRPAYWIDQLENQCINQTELYRNFIKQSCSLPLDESDCRLWSGARLINEILNTAVSDAPGPVHINIPLEEPLHRAMDAQLPDVKVIEDAETRIKLDEKALAGAAEDIGRADKILVLAGQSTGNAELDSALTLFSEKTGAMVAAEHLANLQMPSGCCCTCLELVLGSIASGDAAVFQPDLLITFGRHFVSKRIRQFLRAYKPHKHIHVDAGGGHMDTYQALTRVCTMSPELFLKQLAGMPIPKASRDYAGIWKTREHETLQIYKNYLDRAPFSDFTACARVLKEVPENSVIHLGNSSTVRYALINPGIKDVTWLGNRGTSGIDGSVSTAVGYASCRSQINTLILGDLSFFYDSNGLWNKYLGKNLRIVLLNNGGGNIFSFVEDLAGRTGEHNQAIFQDCFFAGHSAKVRGLASAFGLDYLQADSDSKLDKALEKLYNPDRTVPTLLEVFTDVQTNTKVFKGLFSEIKKRITIYGE; from the coding sequence ATGATGATTTCAACAAAGCGCCATGTGCAGCAGCTTGCATCGTTATTCCTAAGCAAAAAGATTTTTGATATTGTGCTGTGCCCCGGGTCCAGAAACGGTCCTCTAATTCATACCCTGGCAGGCTGCGGACAGTTTGACTGCAGAGTAATTGTGGATGAGCGCAGTGCCGGTTATTTTGCCCTAGGCATAGCCCAGGCAAAGAAAAAACCGGTTGTTATTGTGTGCAGTTCAGGTACGGCTGCTATTAATTTTGCCTCGGCTGTGGCCGAGGCCTTTTACCAGAAGATTCCTTTGATCGTTGTGACTGCGGACCGGCCCGCCTACTGGATTGATCAGCTGGAAAATCAGTGCATCAATCAAACGGAGCTGTACCGAAATTTTATCAAGCAATCGTGTTCACTGCCCCTGGATGAGTCGGACTGCCGGCTGTGGTCCGGTGCGCGTTTAATTAACGAGATACTTAATACGGCCGTGTCTGATGCGCCGGGTCCTGTGCATATTAATATTCCCCTTGAAGAGCCTTTGCACCGGGCCATGGATGCGCAACTGCCTGATGTTAAAGTGATCGAGGATGCGGAGACACGTATCAAGCTTGACGAAAAGGCATTGGCCGGGGCGGCCGAAGATATCGGCCGGGCAGATAAAATACTTGTACTGGCAGGACAGTCCACAGGTAACGCAGAACTTGACAGTGCTCTGACCTTGTTCTCGGAAAAAACCGGTGCCATGGTTGCCGCCGAGCACCTGGCCAATCTGCAGATGCCTTCCGGTTGCTGCTGTACCTGTCTGGAACTGGTGCTTGGGTCCATAGCCTCTGGCGATGCAGCCGTTTTTCAGCCTGATTTGCTGATTACCTTTGGCAGGCACTTTGTATCCAAGCGTATCCGGCAATTTTTAAGAGCCTATAAACCACACAAGCATATTCATGTGGATGCCGGCGGTGGGCATATGGACACCTACCAGGCATTGACCAGGGTTTGCACCATGTCCCCGGAACTGTTTTTAAAACAATTGGCCGGTATGCCGATCCCCAAGGCGTCGAGAGATTATGCCGGGATCTGGAAAACTCGGGAACATGAGACCTTGCAAATTTATAAGAACTATCTGGACCGGGCTCCGTTTAGTGATTTTACGGCATGTGCCCGCGTGTTAAAGGAAGTGCCTGAAAATTCAGTCATACACCTTGGTAACAGCTCCACCGTAAGATATGCGCTAATAAACCCCGGCATAAAAGACGTTACCTGGCTTGGTAACCGGGGAACCAGCGGTATTGACGGCTCTGTTTCAACGGCGGTGGGGTATGCCTCATGCCGGTCGCAGATAAATACGCTTATCCTGGGGGATCTCTCTTTTTTCTACGATTCCAATGGATTGTGGAATAAATACCTGGGGAAAAATTTAAGGATTGTTTTGCTCAACAACGGCGGCGGTAATATTTTCAGTTTTGTTGAAGACCTTGCCGGTCGCACAGGAGAGCATAATCAAGCGATATTTCAAGATTGTTTTTTTGCAGGCCACAGTGCAAAGGTCAGAGGTCTTGCATCGGCATTCGGCCTTGATTATCTCCAGGCCGACTCAGATTCCAAATTGGACAAGGCCCTTGAGAAACTCTATAATCCCGATCGAACTGTCCCCACCCTTTTAGAGGTGTTTACGGATGTCCAGACCAACACAAAGGTATTTAAGGGATTGTTTTCAGAAATTAAAAAGAGAATAACTATATATGGAGAATGA
- the menB gene encoding 1,4-dihydroxy-2-naphthoyl-CoA synthase: protein MTTKRQWETIKEFEDIFFEHYEGIGKITINRERYRNAFRPTTVNEISESLRICREDQRINVIVLTGAGDTAFCAGGDQNVKGEGGYIDKDGIPRLNILEVQKQIRSMPKPVIAMVNGFAIGGGHVLHVVCDITIASENAIFGQTGPRVGSFDAGLGSSYLASTIGQKKAREIWFMCRQYTAAEALEMGLVNKVVPLDQLEDETVAWALKMQEHSPLALRMIKLGLNAELDGQLGLQEFAGNATLLYYLTQEAQEGKNAFLEKRKPDFNKFPKFP from the coding sequence ATGACAACAAAACGCCAGTGGGAAACCATCAAAGAGTTTGAAGATATTTTTTTTGAGCATTATGAGGGCATCGGTAAGATCACCATCAACCGTGAACGTTACCGCAACGCCTTCCGTCCCACCACCGTCAATGAGATCAGTGAATCTTTGCGCATTTGCCGGGAGGATCAGCGTATCAATGTGATTGTCCTGACCGGTGCAGGGGACACGGCTTTTTGCGCCGGCGGCGACCAGAACGTAAAAGGGGAGGGTGGTTACATTGACAAGGACGGTATCCCAAGGCTGAATATCCTTGAAGTCCAGAAACAGATCCGGTCCATGCCCAAGCCCGTGATTGCCATGGTGAATGGCTTTGCCATCGGCGGCGGCCATGTTCTGCATGTGGTGTGCGACATTACCATAGCCAGTGAAAATGCCATTTTTGGCCAGACCGGCCCCAGGGTGGGCAGTTTTGATGCCGGATTAGGCTCCTCCTATCTTGCCAGCACTATCGGGCAGAAAAAGGCCCGGGAGATCTGGTTCATGTGCCGCCAGTATACGGCTGCCGAAGCCCTGGAGATGGGTTTGGTCAACAAGGTTGTGCCCCTGGACCAGCTTGAGGATGAGACCGTGGCCTGGGCATTAAAGATGCAGGAACACAGCCCCTTGGCCCTTCGTATGATCAAACTGGGGCTTAATGCCGAACTGGACGGTCAGCTGGGGCTCCAGGAGTTTGCCGGTAACGCCACGCTGTTGTATTATTTGACCCAGGAAGCCCAGGAAGGCAAAAATGCATTTCTTGAAAAGCGGAAGCCGGATTTTAATAAATTTCCGAAGTTCCCTTAA
- the menC gene encoding o-succinylbenzoate synthase → MKARVIEHDLQFKRPAGTSRGVLNHRRVWYLVLEKEGRAGVGECAPLPGLSTETIPEVEQALAALAADPDGFCAQEDQQSIPDSVRFAVETALRDLEQTGTQILFPSSFTRGDKGIPINGLIWMGEPSFMKEQIHQKLDLGWRCIKLKIGARKFAEELAILKDIRTEYSADDVILRVDANGGFSPDEALDRLGQLAELNIHSIEQPIAKGQWQHMARVCRQSPLDIAFDEELIGIREREEKIHLLETLAPHYLVLKPSLHGGMEGCDEWIELAEARGIGWWVTSYLESNLGLNAIAQWAFLKQSHLHQGLGTGQLFTNNMASPLEIRGEKLFFAPDKRFIFPGIF, encoded by the coding sequence ATGAAAGCACGTGTTATTGAACATGATTTACAGTTTAAACGACCGGCAGGGACATCCCGGGGGGTGCTGAACCACCGCCGGGTCTGGTACCTTGTTCTTGAAAAAGAGGGCCGGGCCGGGGTGGGCGAGTGCGCTCCCTTGCCGGGGTTGAGCACTGAGACCATTCCCGAGGTGGAGCAGGCTCTTGCCGCCCTTGCCGCAGACCCGGATGGTTTTTGTGCCCAGGAGGATCAGCAGAGCATACCCGATTCGGTTCGGTTTGCCGTGGAAACCGCTCTCAGGGATCTGGAACAGACTGGTACGCAGATTCTTTTTCCTTCCAGCTTCACCCGGGGGGACAAAGGCATCCCCATCAACGGACTGATTTGGATGGGAGAACCCTCATTCATGAAAGAACAAATTCATCAAAAATTGGATTTGGGGTGGCGGTGCATAAAACTTAAAATCGGGGCGCGTAAGTTTGCTGAAGAGCTTGCCATCCTTAAAGATATCAGGACGGAATACAGTGCCGACGATGTTATTTTACGGGTGGATGCCAATGGCGGGTTCTCCCCTGACGAGGCTTTGGACCGGCTTGGGCAGCTGGCAGAATTGAATATCCACTCCATTGAGCAACCCATCGCCAAAGGACAGTGGCAGCACATGGCCAGGGTGTGCAGACAGTCACCCCTGGACATTGCCTTTGACGAGGAACTCATCGGGATTAGAGAACGTGAAGAAAAAATCCATCTTCTGGAAACCTTGGCCCCCCATTATCTGGTGCTGAAACCCAGCCTGCACGGTGGGATGGAAGGGTGTGATGAGTGGATTGAACTGGCCGAAGCCAGGGGGATCGGCTGGTGGGTCACCTCCTACCTTGAATCCAACCTTGGTTTAAATGCCATTGCGCAGTGGGCTTTTTTAAAGCAGTCCCATCTGCACCAGGGCCTTGGTACGGGGCAGTTATTTACCAATAATATGGCCTCTCCCCTGGAAATTCGTGGGGAAAAACTCTTTTTTGCTCCGGACAAACGGTTTATCTTTCCGGGGATTTTTTAA
- a CDS encoding AMP-binding protein: protein MTLFPDTLCINGTVHQVKTLLQKERQVRPPSIESDVIDFLVQWYGPQNTITVHTSGSTGPPKAIFLEKKFVAQSAMRTLAFFKLKFGQRILLCLPLRYIAGKLMVVRALLGRLDLCTAEPTDDFAFLAQSRDNPFRFAAMVPNQVIKLLEYPKRFEALGSLLIGGSSLPAILEIELQKMSTACFASYGMTETATHIALRRINGPEVSDFFHCLEGISVGLSPEGCLTIEMPGLNRLGPDESDVSDASLTTNDLAELVDRTTFRVLGRADNVIISGGIKYFPETIEKKLENTIEQPFFIGSLPDETLGRRMVLVIEAMPDNRLEKRVTQLFDQCLDRYERPKKIVFKKSFKRTETGKIIRQF from the coding sequence GTGACTCTTTTTCCTGATACCCTATGCATCAACGGTACCGTACACCAGGTGAAAACGCTTCTGCAAAAGGAGCGTCAGGTCCGCCCCCCAAGCATTGAATCCGATGTCATTGATTTTCTGGTCCAATGGTATGGGCCGCAAAACACCATCACCGTCCACACTTCGGGTAGCACAGGTCCGCCCAAAGCTATTTTCCTGGAAAAAAAATTTGTGGCCCAAAGCGCCATGCGTACCCTTGCATTTTTTAAACTGAAATTCGGGCAGCGCATCCTACTGTGCCTGCCCTTAAGGTATATCGCAGGAAAACTTATGGTGGTCAGGGCTCTTTTGGGCAGGCTTGATCTGTGCACCGCAGAACCAACCGATGACTTTGCCTTCCTTGCCCAGTCCCGGGACAACCCCTTCCGTTTCGCCGCCATGGTGCCCAACCAGGTGATAAAGCTTTTGGAATATCCGAAACGGTTTGAGGCGCTTGGGTCTTTGCTCATTGGCGGCTCCTCTCTTCCGGCGATCCTTGAAATCGAACTTCAAAAAATGTCCACAGCCTGTTTTGCAAGCTACGGCATGACCGAAACCGCCACCCATATTGCTCTTCGCCGGATCAATGGGCCGGAGGTATCTGATTTTTTCCACTGCCTGGAAGGTATTTCGGTGGGGCTCTCCCCGGAAGGGTGTCTTACCATTGAGATGCCGGGCCTGAACAGATTGGGTCCGGATGAATCTGATGTGTCCGATGCATCCCTTACCACCAACGACCTGGCAGAACTCGTTGACCGCACAACTTTTCGTGTTCTGGGCCGGGCGGATAATGTGATCATTTCAGGCGGCATTAAATACTTTCCTGAAACCATCGAAAAAAAGTTGGAAAATACCATTGAACAGCCTTTTTTCATTGGCTCCCTGCCCGATGAGACCCTTGGTCGCCGTATGGTGCTGGTCATTGAAGCAATGCCTGATAACCGCCTTGAAAAAAGAGTAACACAGCTATTTGACCAGTGCCTGGACCGTTACGAACGACCGAAAAAGATTGTGTTTAAAAAATCATTCAAGCGCACCGAAACCGGAAAAATTATAAGGCAATTTTAA